One Fontisphaera persica DNA window includes the following coding sequences:
- the purD gene encoding phosphoribosylamine--glycine ligase — MKILVVGSGGREHALVWKLAQSPHARQMWCAPGNAGIGQERLAANGALVQCVPIGAEDLPGLLAFAREQKPDLTVVGPDNPLAMGIVDQFQAAGLRIWGPNQRAAQFEASKVFSQQFMEKYGIATARSGIFEEPAAASRFAAGLGGKCAVKADGLALGKGVLICRDMQQADAAIEEILVRRAFGEAGRRVVIQELLEGVEVSLHALCDGKTAKLFPDAQDHKRALDGDQGLNTGGMGTYSPTPFFGPGDAIVVVRQILEPWLKGCAAEGIDYRGILYPGLMLTRQGPKVLEFNARFGDPETQVYLPRLENDLVELMMACVEGTLAKVELKFNAMTAVCVIMASGGYPGKYEKGKVISGLEAVAAWPNTKVFHAGTALADGRVVTSGGRVLGVTAWGKDLPAAREAAYAAVERIRFDGAHYRRDIAAKALKNRE, encoded by the coding sequence ATGAAGATTTTGGTTGTGGGTTCAGGAGGGCGCGAGCACGCCCTGGTGTGGAAGTTGGCGCAATCCCCGCATGCGCGCCAGATGTGGTGCGCGCCGGGCAACGCGGGCATTGGGCAGGAGCGGCTGGCGGCCAATGGGGCGCTGGTGCAATGCGTGCCCATTGGCGCGGAGGATTTGCCGGGGCTGCTGGCCTTTGCGCGGGAGCAAAAGCCGGATTTAACGGTGGTGGGGCCGGACAATCCGCTGGCGATGGGCATTGTGGACCAGTTTCAGGCGGCGGGTCTGCGCATCTGGGGGCCGAATCAGCGGGCGGCGCAGTTTGAGGCCTCGAAAGTTTTTTCCCAGCAGTTCATGGAGAAGTATGGGATTGCCACCGCTCGGAGCGGCATATTTGAGGAGCCGGCGGCGGCGTCGCGATTTGCGGCTGGTTTGGGGGGCAAATGCGCGGTCAAAGCGGATGGGCTGGCGCTGGGCAAAGGGGTGCTGATTTGCCGGGATATGCAGCAGGCGGATGCGGCCATTGAAGAGATTCTGGTGCGGCGCGCTTTTGGCGAGGCGGGGCGGCGGGTGGTGATTCAGGAATTGCTGGAGGGGGTGGAGGTATCGTTGCATGCCCTGTGTGATGGGAAGACGGCCAAGCTGTTTCCTGACGCCCAGGACCACAAGCGGGCTCTGGATGGTGACCAGGGGTTGAACACGGGCGGGATGGGGACGTATTCGCCGACGCCGTTTTTTGGGCCGGGGGATGCAATTGTGGTGGTGCGGCAAATCCTGGAGCCGTGGTTGAAGGGCTGCGCGGCCGAGGGCATAGATTATCGGGGCATTTTGTATCCGGGGCTGATGCTCACGCGGCAGGGGCCGAAGGTGTTGGAGTTTAATGCGCGCTTTGGGGACCCGGAAACGCAGGTGTATCTGCCCCGGTTGGAAAATGATTTGGTGGAGCTGATGATGGCGTGTGTGGAGGGGACGTTGGCCAAAGTGGAGTTGAAGTTCAATGCGATGACGGCGGTTTGTGTCATCATGGCCAGTGGCGGGTATCCCGGCAAGTACGAGAAGGGCAAGGTCATCAGCGGCCTGGAGGCAGTGGCTGCGTGGCCGAATACCAAGGTTTTCCATGCTGGCACGGCGCTGGCGGATGGGCGGGTGGTGACGAGCGGGGGCCGCGTGCTGGGGGTGACGGCGTGGGGCAAGGATTTGCCGGCGGCGCGTGAGGCGGCCTACGCGGCAGTGGAGCGCATCCGGTTTGACGGAGCGCATTACCGGCGGGACATCGCGGCGAAAGCCTTGAAAAACCGGGAATAG
- a CDS encoding purine-cytosine permease family protein: MSTETGQAPESVAAGVNEFERVPVPPAHWKSLRSFLAMYAGEHVAGTEFMIGPLFLAAGVSAFDLIFGLLAGNALATLSWLFICAPVATRLRVTLYRKLEQVCGLQLVTLYNVVNGVLFCILAGAMISVGVTALGVPFQWKMPGLQDWMPNSVAWVVGVVLVGAVFTYVAARGYDAMARVAEVAVPWMIVIFLACGLVTLPALGVHSPGEFWEVAKTRIWKGGEPFPGQPKFTFWHVMFFAWTCNAAMHLGLVDMAIFRYAKKWTYGAASGVGMFIGHFMAWIAASLLLALQIARDPNNTTVAPGPMAYEAVGVAGVLCVLIAGWTTANPTLYRAGLAFQSIFQKRSRFALTVVAGALATGAAIFPALVMKLLDFVGLYGTILAPMGAIVMVDVYLLEKFGLASNLAERRGLKFNLAAGLAWVVTLYLCAALNVWLGIQVYFLAVPAWLMAGGLYLVFSLWLQSRVCPKA, from the coding sequence ATGAGTACTGAAACAGGCCAGGCGCCGGAAAGTGTGGCGGCTGGCGTTAATGAGTTTGAGCGGGTGCCGGTGCCGCCTGCGCACTGGAAGAGTCTGCGTTCCTTTCTTGCCATGTACGCGGGGGAGCATGTGGCGGGGACGGAGTTCATGATTGGTCCGCTGTTTTTGGCGGCGGGGGTGAGCGCGTTTGATTTGATTTTCGGTTTGTTGGCGGGCAATGCGCTGGCGACGCTGAGCTGGCTGTTCATTTGCGCGCCGGTGGCCACGCGGCTGCGGGTCACGTTGTACCGCAAGCTGGAGCAGGTTTGCGGGCTGCAATTGGTCACCTTGTACAATGTGGTGAACGGGGTGTTGTTTTGCATTCTGGCGGGCGCGATGATATCGGTGGGGGTGACGGCGCTGGGGGTGCCCTTTCAATGGAAGATGCCGGGGTTGCAGGATTGGATGCCCAACAGTGTGGCGTGGGTGGTGGGGGTGGTGTTGGTGGGGGCGGTGTTCACGTACGTGGCCGCCCGCGGCTATGACGCCATGGCCCGGGTGGCGGAGGTGGCGGTGCCGTGGATGATTGTGATTTTTCTGGCGTGCGGGCTGGTGACCCTGCCGGCGCTGGGGGTGCATTCGCCGGGTGAGTTTTGGGAGGTGGCCAAGACGCGCATCTGGAAGGGGGGCGAGCCGTTTCCGGGGCAGCCGAAGTTCACGTTCTGGCACGTGATGTTTTTTGCGTGGACGTGCAACGCGGCGATGCATCTGGGGCTGGTGGACATGGCGATTTTCCGTTACGCCAAAAAGTGGACGTACGGCGCGGCTTCCGGGGTGGGGATGTTCATTGGGCATTTCATGGCGTGGATTGCGGCGTCGCTGCTGCTGGCTCTGCAAATTGCGCGGGACCCCAACAACACGACAGTGGCGCCGGGGCCCATGGCGTATGAGGCGGTGGGAGTGGCGGGGGTGTTGTGCGTGCTGATTGCGGGGTGGACGACGGCCAATCCCACGCTGTACCGGGCGGGGCTGGCTTTTCAGAGCATCTTTCAAAAGCGTTCACGATTTGCCCTGACGGTGGTGGCGGGGGCGCTGGCCACGGGCGCGGCAATCTTTCCGGCGCTGGTGATGAAGCTGCTGGATTTTGTGGGTTTGTACGGCACGATTCTGGCGCCGATGGGAGCAATCGTGATGGTGGATGTGTATCTGCTGGAAAAATTCGGTCTGGCTTCCAACCTGGCGGAGCGGCGGGGCTTGAAATTCAACCTGGCGGCCGGGCTGGCGTGGGTGGTGACGCTGTATTTGTGCGCGGCACTGAATGTGTGGCTGGGGATTCAGGTTTATTTCCTGGCAGTGCCGGCCTGGTTGATGGCGGGAGGGTTGTATTTGGTTTTCTCCCTGTGGCTGCAATCGCGTGTATGCCCAAAAGCTTGA
- the rplS gene encoding 50S ribosomal protein L19: MNQAILDRIESEQLKKDRPDFRVGDTIRVHTRVVEGDKERIQVFTGVVIGRRGRGLNETFTVRRISYGEGVERVFPLHSPRIEKIEIERRGVVRRAKLTYLRKRIGKGAMLVRERKERAIVVPGTPAEAPAADTKA; encoded by the coding sequence ATGAATCAGGCAATATTGGATCGCATTGAGTCGGAACAACTGAAGAAGGACCGCCCGGATTTCCGGGTGGGCGACACCATCCGTGTGCATACGCGCGTGGTGGAAGGGGACAAGGAACGCATCCAGGTCTTCACCGGGGTGGTGATTGGCCGGCGCGGGCGGGGTTTGAACGAGACCTTCACCGTGCGCCGCATCAGCTACGGGGAAGGGGTGGAGCGCGTGTTTCCGCTGCATTCACCGCGCATTGAGAAGATTGAAATTGAGCGCCGCGGGGTGGTGCGCCGGGCCAAGTTGACCTACTTGCGCAAGCGCATTGGGAAGGGGGCCATGCTGGTGCGCGAGCGCAAGGAGCGCGCCATTGTGGTGCCGGGCACGCCCGCCGAGGCACCGGCGGCGGACACCAAGGCCTGA
- the trmD gene encoding tRNA (guanosine(37)-N1)-methyltransferase TrmD: protein MKIDVLTLFPGMFAGPLDESIIRRARDKGLLELRIINLRDYTHDRHQTVDDRPFGGGPGMLMKPEPIFEAVEALGTPETKVILMTPAGRLFNQAIARELAQEKHLLLVCGSYEGFDERVHEHLADDELSIGDYVLTNGALPAMVVIDAVTRLLPGALGDDQSAVEESFSHGLLECPHYTRPAEFRGWKVPEVLLSGNHAEIARWRAAQALERTRRRRPDLLAGQALPAAEERKRRSKGPPPQEKE, encoded by the coding sequence ATGAAGATTGATGTGCTCACCCTGTTCCCGGGGATGTTTGCCGGGCCGCTGGATGAGAGCATCATCCGGCGGGCTCGGGACAAGGGATTGCTGGAGCTGCGGATTATTAATTTGCGGGACTACACCCACGACCGCCATCAAACCGTGGATGATCGTCCGTTTGGGGGCGGGCCGGGGATGTTGATGAAGCCCGAACCGATCTTTGAAGCGGTGGAAGCGCTGGGCACGCCGGAGACGAAGGTCATTTTGATGACGCCGGCGGGGCGGCTGTTTAATCAGGCGATTGCCCGGGAGCTGGCGCAGGAGAAACACTTGTTGCTGGTCTGCGGCAGTTACGAGGGATTTGACGAGCGGGTGCACGAGCACCTGGCGGATGATGAGCTGTCCATTGGGGATTATGTGCTGACCAATGGGGCGCTGCCCGCCATGGTGGTGATTGATGCGGTGACCCGCTTGTTGCCGGGGGCGCTGGGGGATGACCAAAGCGCGGTGGAAGAATCCTTCAGCCACGGTTTGCTGGAGTGCCCGCACTACACGCGGCCGGCGGAATTCCGGGGCTGGAAGGTGCCCGAGGTGTTGTTGTCGGGCAATCACGCGGAGATTGCGCGCTGGCGGGCCGCCCAGGCGCTGGAGCGGACCCGGCGGCGGCGGCCCGATTTGCTGGCGGGGCAGGCGCTGCCGGCGGCAGAAGAAAGGAAGCGGCGGTCGAAAGGGCCGCCGCCCCAAGAAAAAGAATGA
- a CDS encoding KH domain-containing protein, which produces MQAFLEYVVKGVVDHPEQVTITPAERGGLTVYELRLHPDDVGKVIGKQGAMINAIRVLLQAGAARKGLRCALEIVEEEAAAPGAPAAGE; this is translated from the coding sequence ATGCAAGCTTTTTTGGAATACGTGGTCAAGGGCGTGGTGGACCACCCGGAGCAGGTGACCATTACGCCGGCGGAACGCGGCGGACTCACGGTCTATGAGTTGCGCCTGCATCCGGACGATGTGGGCAAGGTGATTGGGAAGCAGGGGGCGATGATCAACGCCATCCGGGTGTTGTTGCAGGCGGGCGCGGCGCGGAAGGGCTTGCGCTGCGCGCTGGAGATCGTGGAGGAAGAGGCCGCCGCGCCCGGCGCGCCTGCGGCCGGGGAGTAA
- the rpsP gene encoding 30S ribosomal protein S16: protein MAVRIRLKRIGAKNSPVYRVVVADSRSPRDGRFIEELGTYHPGRKDQKVTLNLERAKYWLSVGAQPTDTVKSFLRQAERAAAG from the coding sequence ATGGCAGTACGCATACGACTGAAACGCATCGGAGCCAAGAACAGCCCCGTGTACCGGGTGGTGGTGGCCGACAGCCGCAGCCCGCGGGATGGCCGGTTCATTGAGGAACTGGGGACGTATCATCCCGGGCGCAAGGACCAGAAGGTGACGCTGAATCTGGAGCGCGCCAAGTACTGGTTGAGCGTGGGGGCGCAGCCCACGGACACGGTGAAATCCTTCCTGCGGCAAGCGGAGCGGGCGGCGGCGGGTTGA
- a CDS encoding peptidylprolyl isomerase, with the protein MFGTIRKHSTWMWAIIIVVVVISFVIYFSPDARYHVLGRRGKSGFHVNNRPISGPEYEDALNEAKLQFFFRYGTFPDRTDEMARQNFHPEEAANSRLLLAELLRQMNIQVGIEATLRLRDELLTLATGGQTRDMAAALNAFEEQVLRKNQLSLLDFERFLRHEAGLQHLVELCGIAGRLTTPQEAEAIFRREHEELDAALVYFNASNYLASITNFPPEAISQLYSNRLAEYAIPERVQLVYVHFPLTNFWSQAITNLTRQTNMTALVASIYSRQPTNFWKDKDGNPLNEADAKARIEKDLIEDQARRLAMRAVNEFTHGFNLEKTNTLQDFIALAARSNLTVHTAKPFDLLEGPSDLKLPERAIPVLYRLQPEDPVLINPIPAEDGAYLFALKQRLPREIPTLDAVRNKVIEDYKHEQAKAMAKLRADIFYNTLTNGLAQGQNFTQICLDNGLLPIVLPPFSRVSGEVTNLPPAVTLNEVRNLLADLAPGNVTAIRESQHGYWLAFLRQRLPVDENKLKKELPVFLANLRERRQNEAANEFISRQYRNIPARLMESSRTDATAKGPRPKS; encoded by the coding sequence ATGTTTGGGACCATTCGCAAGCACTCAACCTGGATGTGGGCCATCATCATCGTGGTGGTGGTCATCAGCTTCGTCATCTACTTCTCCCCCGACGCCCGCTACCACGTGCTCGGCCGCCGCGGAAAATCCGGGTTCCATGTCAACAACCGCCCCATCTCCGGCCCCGAATACGAAGACGCCCTCAACGAGGCCAAACTCCAGTTCTTCTTCCGCTACGGCACCTTCCCGGACCGCACCGACGAAATGGCCCGCCAGAATTTCCATCCCGAGGAAGCCGCCAACAGCCGCCTCCTCCTGGCCGAGCTGCTGCGCCAGATGAACATCCAGGTCGGCATCGAGGCCACCCTGCGCCTGCGCGATGAGCTCCTGACCCTCGCCACCGGCGGCCAAACCCGCGACATGGCCGCCGCCTTGAACGCCTTTGAAGAACAAGTGCTCCGCAAAAACCAGCTCAGCCTGCTCGACTTCGAGCGCTTCCTGCGCCACGAAGCCGGCCTCCAACACCTCGTCGAACTCTGCGGCATCGCCGGCCGCCTCACCACCCCCCAGGAGGCCGAAGCCATTTTCCGCCGCGAACACGAAGAACTCGACGCCGCCCTGGTCTATTTCAACGCCTCCAACTACCTCGCCTCCATCACCAATTTCCCCCCTGAGGCCATCAGCCAGTTGTACAGCAACCGCCTCGCCGAGTATGCCATCCCTGAACGTGTCCAACTGGTTTATGTGCATTTCCCCCTCACCAATTTCTGGTCCCAGGCCATCACCAACCTCACCCGCCAGACCAACATGACCGCCCTGGTCGCTTCCATCTACTCCCGCCAACCCACCAATTTCTGGAAAGACAAGGACGGCAACCCCCTCAATGAAGCCGACGCCAAGGCCCGCATCGAAAAAGACCTCATCGAAGACCAGGCCCGCCGCCTGGCCATGCGCGCCGTCAACGAATTCACCCACGGCTTCAACCTGGAAAAAACCAACACCCTCCAGGATTTCATCGCCCTCGCCGCCCGCAGCAACCTCACCGTCCACACCGCCAAACCCTTTGACCTCCTTGAAGGCCCCTCCGACTTGAAACTGCCCGAGCGCGCCATCCCCGTCCTCTACCGCCTCCAACCCGAAGACCCCGTCCTCATCAATCCCATCCCTGCCGAAGACGGCGCCTATCTCTTCGCCTTGAAACAACGATTGCCCCGCGAAATCCCCACCCTCGACGCCGTCCGCAATAAGGTCATCGAAGATTACAAACACGAGCAAGCCAAAGCCATGGCCAAATTACGCGCCGATATCTTCTACAACACCCTTACCAATGGCCTGGCCCAAGGCCAAAACTTCACCCAAATCTGCCTGGACAACGGCCTCCTGCCCATTGTCCTGCCCCCCTTCTCCCGCGTTTCCGGCGAGGTCACCAATCTGCCCCCCGCCGTCACCCTGAATGAAGTGCGCAATCTTCTGGCCGACCTCGCCCCCGGCAACGTCACCGCCATCCGCGAATCCCAGCACGGCTATTGGCTGGCCTTCCTGCGCCAGCGCCTGCCCGTGGACGAAAACAAACTCAAAAAAGAATTGCCCGTCTTCCTGGCCAATTTGCGCGAACGCCGCCAAAATGAAGCCGCCAACGAATTCATCAGCCGCCAATACCGCAACATCCCGGCGCGCCTGATGGAATCCAGCCGGACCGATGCCACCGCCAAAGGCCCCCGCCCCAAATCCTGA
- a CDS encoding prepilin-type N-terminal cleavage/methylation domain-containing protein gives MHLPALVLWRQSRGNGCGATSGGGGHAAFTLIELLVVIAIIAILAALLLPVINRSVEQSRSLACLNNLKQLQMCWLMYVDDNEGWLPPNNYVYDVNRKDSIMRGVSWCPGNTRLDADTRNIEQGVLFQYNRNTSIYRCPSDLSTIEDENGNPLNQPRTRSYNMSSAVNCDVAAGLIPSYKKYSEITRPTPDRFFVFIDTHEDSILDAHFGLCQPNSYFGNVWFDLPANRHNQGANLSFADGHVDHWKWAWPKTYQRTPQSVANAQDLKDMRRLQSAMKPMN, from the coding sequence ATGCATTTGCCCGCTTTGGTCTTGTGGCGCCAAAGCCGGGGAAATGGTTGTGGTGCAACCTCCGGGGGAGGAGGGCACGCCGCGTTCACGCTCATCGAATTGCTGGTGGTGATTGCCATCATCGCCATCCTCGCCGCCCTCCTGCTCCCCGTCATCAATCGCTCCGTCGAACAAAGCCGCAGCCTCGCCTGCCTCAATAATCTCAAACAATTGCAAATGTGCTGGCTGATGTACGTGGACGACAATGAAGGCTGGCTGCCCCCCAACAATTACGTGTACGACGTCAACCGCAAAGACTCCATCATGCGCGGCGTCTCCTGGTGTCCCGGCAACACCCGCCTCGATGCCGATACCCGCAACATCGAGCAGGGCGTCCTCTTCCAATACAACCGCAACACCAGCATCTACCGCTGCCCTTCCGACCTATCCACCATCGAAGATGAAAATGGCAACCCCTTGAACCAGCCTCGCACCCGCAGTTACAACATGAGCAGCGCCGTCAACTGCGACGTCGCCGCCGGTCTCATCCCCTCCTACAAAAAATACAGCGAAATCACCCGCCCCACGCCCGACCGCTTTTTTGTCTTCATTGACACCCATGAGGATTCCATCCTCGATGCCCACTTTGGCCTTTGCCAGCCCAATTCCTATTTTGGCAATGTCTGGTTTGACCTCCCGGCCAACCGCCACAATCAGGGCGCCAATCTCAGCTTTGCCGACGGCCACGTGGACCATTGGAAATGGGCCTGGCCCAAAACCTACCAGCGCACCCCGCAATCGGTGGCCAACGCCCAGGACCTGAAAGACATGCGCCGTCTCCAATCGGCCATGAAGCCGATGAACTAA
- a CDS encoding alanine--tRNA ligase-related protein: MTSRDIRQSFLDFFRSKQHTIVPSSSLLPDSPNLLFTNAGMNQFVPIFLGQIPCPYQPGRAADTQKCIRAGGKHNDLEDVGLDTYHHTFFEMLGNWSFGDYFKKEAIEWAWELVVGLWKFPPQRLYATVYKPGPGEPAEFDQEAYDLWAAIFSQAGLDPHVHIHYGGKKDNFWMMGETGPCGPCSELHVDLTPAGDTRGALVNKGSAQCIEIWNLVFMQFNANPDGSFSPLPAKSVDTGMGFERVTGIIQNTRGFTDFSRIISNYETDIFRPLFDRLEALSGKKYGATLPRPDAAGNLVPATEQERVDVAFRVIADHIRTLSFAIADGILPGNTDRHYVLRRILRRAVRYGRSLGFHEPFFFKLVPVLAETMGDVFPEIRARQAHVEEVIRQEEEAFNRTLDRGIELFNQYVESVSGTARVSRAGSGVPPEPSPKNIHYSKRNLPHFERPWSKYMVTFSTYNHRVLTPEERDRVLDSLIFGHREKRYFLYAACVMPDHVHLLIEPQIKQEDASGTPVFWSLTEILHGIKSFTAHQINRLRGADGPVWEKESFDRLIRGQADLEEKFHYICQNPWRAKIVSESEGYPWVWTKQNERDTPRRDAEVSTRDACAPRDPTEAHQPLVISGDFAFKLYDTYGFPLDLTELMARERGLKVDVAEFNRLMEEQRERARKAQKREIIELSQIETDTPTRFVGFDTLQTPARVLEVVQIKDKTAVILDATACYAEMGGQVGDTGELRAGEICWRIEDTQKSGATWLHYLSLSDNPPSRLPQPGEPVLLQVEAPRRASIQRHHTVTHLLHWAIHEVVSPEASQKGSFVGPDKLTFDFNCPPLTPQQVADVEKLVNERILENAGVSWTEVPYAEVKGRKDVMQFFGDKYGDTVRVVQIGGHPGRLDGYSMELCGGTHTRATGEIGLFRIVAETAIAAGVRRIEAVAGLESYRRAWDEARRLRALADKLNTPVGELEKRIENLLQQQKELEKQWRALQQKQAGEMARSLTTKARTINQVPVIIERVDADADTLQAMVNELKGCFQGVVVLGGAAQNAVTLMATVSPAYTQRVQAGKILQQIAPITGGKGGGKPDFARGGGKEVSRLDEALAKAATLI, translated from the coding sequence ATGACAAGCCGTGACATTCGCCAGTCGTTCCTCGACTTTTTCCGGTCGAAGCAGCACACCATCGTGCCTTCGTCCAGCCTCCTGCCGGACTCGCCCAACCTCCTCTTCACCAACGCCGGCATGAATCAATTTGTCCCCATCTTCCTGGGACAAATCCCCTGCCCCTACCAACCCGGCCGCGCCGCCGATACTCAGAAATGCATCCGCGCCGGCGGCAAGCACAACGACCTTGAAGACGTGGGGCTGGATACCTACCACCACACCTTCTTTGAAATGCTCGGCAACTGGAGTTTCGGCGATTACTTCAAAAAAGAAGCCATCGAATGGGCTTGGGAACTCGTCGTCGGCCTCTGGAAATTTCCCCCCCAACGCCTCTACGCCACCGTTTATAAACCCGGCCCCGGGGAACCGGCCGAGTTTGACCAGGAAGCCTATGACCTCTGGGCCGCCATTTTCTCCCAGGCCGGCCTCGACCCCCACGTCCATATCCATTACGGCGGCAAAAAAGACAATTTCTGGATGATGGGCGAAACCGGCCCCTGCGGCCCCTGCTCCGAGCTGCACGTGGACCTCACCCCCGCCGGCGACACCCGCGGCGCCCTCGTGAACAAAGGCAGCGCCCAATGCATTGAAATCTGGAACCTCGTGTTCATGCAATTCAATGCCAACCCCGACGGCTCCTTCTCCCCGCTCCCCGCCAAAAGCGTGGATACCGGCATGGGATTCGAGCGCGTGACCGGCATCATTCAGAATACCCGGGGTTTTACGGACTTCAGCCGCATCATCTCCAATTACGAAACCGACATCTTCCGCCCGCTCTTTGACCGGCTCGAGGCGCTCAGCGGCAAAAAATATGGCGCCACCCTCCCCCGCCCCGATGCCGCCGGCAACCTCGTGCCCGCCACCGAACAGGAACGCGTGGACGTCGCCTTCCGCGTCATCGCCGACCACATCCGCACGCTGAGCTTTGCCATCGCCGATGGCATCCTCCCCGGCAACACGGACCGCCATTACGTCCTCCGCCGCATCCTCCGCCGCGCCGTGCGCTACGGGCGCTCCCTGGGCTTTCACGAGCCGTTCTTTTTCAAACTCGTGCCGGTCCTGGCCGAAACCATGGGCGATGTTTTCCCCGAAATCCGCGCCCGCCAGGCCCACGTGGAAGAAGTCATCCGCCAGGAGGAGGAAGCCTTCAATCGCACCCTCGACCGCGGCATCGAACTCTTCAACCAATACGTGGAATCCGTCTCGGGGACCGCACGCGTCTCGCGTGCCGGTTCCGGCGTCCCGCCGGAACCCTCTCCCAAAAACATTCATTATTCCAAACGCAACCTTCCTCATTTTGAGCGGCCGTGGAGCAAATACATGGTCACGTTTTCAACGTATAACCACCGGGTACTGACTCCGGAGGAACGCGATAGGGTGTTGGACAGCTTGATCTTTGGGCATCGGGAAAAAAGGTACTTTCTCTATGCCGCTTGCGTCATGCCCGACCATGTCCACCTCCTCATTGAACCACAAATCAAACAAGAAGATGCCTCCGGGACTCCCGTCTTTTGGTCGTTAACGGAAATTTTGCATGGCATTAAATCATTTACCGCACACCAAATCAACCGCCTGCGCGGCGCTGACGGTCCGGTTTGGGAAAAGGAATCCTTTGACCGTTTGATTCGTGGACAAGCCGATTTGGAGGAAAAATTTCATTACATTTGTCAAAACCCATGGAGAGCAAAGATTGTTTCTGAGTCAGAAGGTTACCCGTGGGTTTGGACGAAACAAAATGAAAGGGATACACCTCGGCGAGACGCCGAGGTAAGCACGCGAGACGCGTGCGCTCCCCGAGACCCAACCGAGGCTCACCAGCCGCTGGTCATTTCGGGTGACTTCGCTTTCAAACTTTATGACACCTACGGTTTCCCGCTCGATTTGACCGAGCTCATGGCCCGCGAACGCGGCCTGAAAGTGGACGTGGCCGAATTCAACCGTCTGATGGAGGAACAACGTGAGCGCGCCCGCAAAGCCCAAAAACGCGAAATCATCGAGCTTTCCCAAATCGAAACCGACACCCCCACCCGCTTTGTGGGTTTCGACACCCTTCAAACTCCCGCCCGCGTCCTCGAAGTCGTCCAAATCAAAGACAAAACCGCCGTCATCCTCGATGCCACCGCCTGCTACGCCGAAATGGGCGGCCAGGTCGGCGACACCGGCGAGCTGCGCGCCGGCGAGATTTGCTGGCGCATTGAGGACACCCAAAAATCAGGCGCCACCTGGCTGCATTATCTGTCCCTGTCCGACAATCCTCCCTCGCGCCTGCCCCAACCCGGCGAGCCTGTCCTGCTGCAAGTCGAGGCCCCCCGCCGCGCCAGCATTCAGCGCCATCACACCGTTACGCACCTGCTGCACTGGGCCATCCATGAAGTCGTCAGCCCCGAAGCCTCCCAAAAGGGCTCCTTTGTCGGCCCCGACAAATTGACCTTCGACTTCAACTGCCCGCCCCTCACGCCCCAACAAGTGGCTGACGTCGAAAAACTGGTCAACGAGCGCATCCTCGAAAACGCCGGCGTAAGCTGGACCGAGGTCCCCTACGCGGAGGTCAAAGGCCGCAAAGACGTCATGCAATTCTTTGGCGACAAATACGGCGACACCGTGCGCGTCGTGCAAATCGGCGGCCACCCCGGCCGTCTGGACGGTTATTCCATGGAACTCTGCGGCGGCACGCACACCCGCGCCACCGGCGAAATCGGCCTTTTCCGCATCGTCGCCGAGACCGCCATCGCCGCCGGCGTGCGCCGCATCGAAGCCGTGGCCGGCCTGGAGTCCTACCGCCGCGCCTGGGACGAAGCGCGCCGCCTCCGGGCGCTGGCCGACAAACTGAACACGCCCGTCGGCGAGCTGGAAAAACGCATTGAAAACCTGCTCCAGCAACAAAAGGAGCTGGAAAAACAATGGCGCGCCCTCCAGCAAAAACAGGCCGGCGAAATGGCCCGCAGCCTCACCACCAAAGCCCGCACCATCAACCAGGTGCCTGTCATCATTGAACGCGTGGACGCCGATGCCGACACTCTGCAGGCCATGGTCAACGAACTCAAAGGCTGCTTCCAGGGTGTCGTGGTCCTCGGTGGCGCCGCCCAAAACGCCGTCACCCTCATGGCCACCGTTTCCCCCGCCTACACCCAGCGCGTGCAAGCCGGCAAAATCCTCCAGCAAATCGCCCCCATCACCGGCGGCAAGGGCGGCGGCAAGCCCGATTTCGCCCGCGGCGGCGGCAAGGAGGTCAGCCGCCTGGATGAAGCCCTCGCCAAGGCGGCCACCCTCATCTAA